One stretch of Ficedula albicollis isolate OC2 chromosome 7, FicAlb1.5, whole genome shotgun sequence DNA includes these proteins:
- the EPC2 gene encoding enhancer of polycomb homolog 2, which produces MSKLSFRARALDAAKPLPIYRGKDMPDLNDCVSINRAVPQMPTGMEKEEESEHHLQRAISAQQVFREKKESMVIPVPEAESNVNYYNRLYKGEFKQPKQFIHIQPFNLDNEQPDYDMDSEDETLLNRLNRKMEIKPLQFEIMVDRLEKASSSQLVTLQEAKLLLNEDDYLIKAVYDYWVRKRKNCRGPSLIPQIKQEKRDGSTNNDPYVAFRRRTEKMQTRKNRKNDEASYEKMLKLRREFSRAITILEMIKRREKTKRELLHLTLEVVEKRYHLGDYGGEILNEVKLNRPEKEMGTTPSSLLNGNHHKVQECKVKHPHHSSLKEEVSDVVRQKKKYLKKPKLECVVTPQPLAEPLPVLSKSDIKQYDFHSSDEDEFPQVPSPVSEAEEENDPDGPCAFRRRAGCQYYAPRLDQTNPSYESPELAELDKLRFRHCLTTLTIPRRCIGFARRRIGRGGRVIMDRISTEHDPVLRQIDPEMLNSFSSSSQTLDFSSNFSRTNASNKHCENRLSLPEILSNIRSCRLQCFQPRLLNLQDSDSEECTSRKAGQTVNNKRVSAASVALLNTSKNGISVTGGITEEQFQTHQQQLVQMQRQQLAQLQQKQQSQHSSQQPHLKAQGSSTSDCMSKTLDSASAHFAASAVVSAPAPGRSEGAKEQNTSHNNINGVVQPSGTTRTLYSTNMALSSSPGISTVQLVRTVGHSTTNHLIPALCTSSPQPLPMNNSCLPSAVHLNNVSVVSPVNVHINTRTSAPSPTALKLATVAASMDRVPKVTPSSAISSIARENHEPERLGLNGIAETTVAMEVT; this is translated from the exons GAACATCATTTGCAACGGGCAATCTCAGCACAGCaagttttcagagaaaagaaggagagCATGGTTATCCCAGTCCCTGAAGCAGAGAGCAATGTCAACTACTACAATCGTTTGTACAAAGGAGAGTTCAAGCAACCAAAGCAGTTCATCCACATCCAAC CCTTTAATCTGGACAATGAACAGCCAGATTATGATATGGACTCTGAGGATGAGACCCTACTGAACAGGCTCAACAGGAAGATGGAAATCAAGCCACTGCAGTTTGAAATAATGGTTGACAGACTCGAAAAAGCCAGTTCTAGTCAG CTGGTGACCCTTCAGGAagccaagctgctgctgaatgagGACGATTACCTGATCAAGGCTGTCTATGACTACTGGGTGAGGAAGCGCAAGAACTGCCGGGGGCCCTCGCTCATCCCCCAGATCAAGCAGGAGAAGAGGGATGGCTCCACCAACAACGACCCCTACGTGGCCTTCCGCAGGAGAACAGAGAAGATGCAGACCAGAAAG AACCGAAAGAACGATGAAGCATCTTATGAGAAGATGTTGAAATTAAGGAGGGAGTTTAGCAGAGCCATAACAATTTTGGAGATGATtaagaggagagagaaaacaaaacgGGAGCTGTTGCATTTAACGTTGGAAGTTGTGGAGAAAAG gtacCATTTGGGTGATTATGGAGGTGAAATCCTCAATGAAGTGAAGCTGAACAGACCTGAAAAAGAGATGGGCACAACTCCGTCATCCCTCCTCAATGGGAACCACCACAAAGTTCAAGAATGTAAAGTTaag CATCCTCACCACTCCTCTCTGAAGGAGGAGGTGTCCGATGTTGTCCGGCAGAAGAAGAAGTACCTGAAGAAGCCCAAGCTGGAGTGTGTGGTGACCCCTCAGCCTCTGGCTGAGCCCTTGCCTGTGCTCAGCAAGAGTGACATCAAGCAGTACGACTTCCACAGCTCTGATGAGGATGAGTTCCCACAG GTACCCTCACCAGTGtcagaagcagaagaagaaaatgatcCTGACGGACCCTGTGCTTTcaggagaagagcaggatgCCAGTATTATGCT cCTCGTTTGGACCAAACGAATCCTTCGTACGAAAGCCCAGAGTTGGCAGAATTGGACAAACTGAGGTTCAGGCATTGCCTTACAACCCTCACAATCCCAAGGAGATGTATAGGATTTGCAAGGAGGAGGATTGGCAGGGGTGGAAG GGTTATCATGGACCGAATATCCACAGAACACGATCCTGTCTTGAGGCAGATTGACCCGGAAATGCTGAACAGTTTTTCAAGCTCTTCCCAGACTTTAGacttttcttctaatttttcaCGGACCAATGCTTCCAATAAACATTGTGAAAACAGACTGTCCCTTCCTGAAATCCTAAGCAATATCAGATCATGTCGACTGCAGTGTTTCCAGCCCAGGCTACTCAATCTCCAGGACAGTGATAGTGAAGAATGTACCTCAAGGAAAGCAGGGCAGACTGTGAATAATAAAAGAGTCTCTGCAGCATCTGTAGCTTTATTGAACACCAGCAAGAATGGCATATCAG TCACAGGGGGGATCACAGAGGAGCAGTTCCAGACACACCAACAGCAGCTAGTGCAgatgcagaggcagcagctggcccagctgcagcagaagcagcaatcTCAGCATTCCTCCCAACAGCCACATCTGAAAGCACAG ggctccagcaccTCTGACTGCATGTCCAAAACCCTGGATTCTGCCAGTGCCCActttgctgcctctgcagtgGTCAGTGCCCCGGCCCCCGGGCGCAGCGAGGGAGCCAAGGAGCAGAACACCAGCCACAACAATATCAACGGTGTTGTCCAGCCTTCAG GAACCACCAGAACTTTGTACTCCACCAACATGGCTTTATCATCCAGCCCAGGGATCTCAACTGTACAGCTCGTAAGGACAGTTGGCCACAGCACCACAAACCACTTAATCCCAGCCTTGTGCAcgagcagcccccagcccctccccatgAACAATTCCTGCCTGCCCAGCGCCGTGCACCTCAACAACGTCAGCGTTGTGTCCCCGGTCAATGTTCATATCAATACACGGACTTCAGCGCCCTCGCCAACAGCCTTAAAACTTGCCACAGTTGCTGCCAGCATGGACAGAGTGCCAAAGGTAactcccagcagtgccatcaGCAGTATAGCAAG AGAGAACCATGAACCAGAGCGCCTGGGCCTGAACGGCATCGCAGAGACCACAGTGGCCATGGAGGTGACATAA